One Brevibacillus choshinensis genomic window carries:
- a CDS encoding helix-turn-helix transcriptional regulator has translation MNPAVNEWPKGVLHLAGSEQKFSLMRYAPSAETEYFVQHYWIVRWDLRGREPYHQTVIAHPNVNVVFEKNCTRIYGVGKSTTVRVVQDHGWVIGIKFKPGGFYPFLGDPVSRLTDSSVPLEEVFGMESRGRERFILSAPDDQSMVSRVEAFLVERLPEKDPNVSLVHEMVLSFRDDRSVVRVEDAVRLTGMNKRAMQRLFDRYVGVSPKSVIKRYRLHEAAMRIDQGEVADWLDLSTELGYYDHSHFIRDFKSIVGMSPEEYRKKVEKVAAPGQ, from the coding sequence ATGAATCCAGCTGTTAACGAATGGCCAAAAGGTGTCCTTCACTTGGCCGGTAGCGAACAAAAATTTTCGCTCATGAGGTACGCCCCTTCGGCGGAGACGGAATACTTTGTCCAGCATTACTGGATTGTTCGCTGGGATCTCCGGGGACGGGAGCCTTATCACCAGACGGTCATTGCTCATCCGAACGTCAATGTAGTCTTTGAAAAGAACTGCACGCGTATTTACGGAGTAGGAAAGTCAACCACGGTACGAGTGGTGCAGGATCATGGATGGGTGATTGGCATCAAGTTCAAACCCGGCGGCTTTTATCCGTTCCTTGGCGATCCGGTGTCCCGTTTGACCGACAGTTCCGTACCACTGGAAGAGGTCTTCGGCATGGAGAGCAGGGGACGGGAGCGATTCATTCTATCCGCGCCTGATGATCAGAGCATGGTGAGTCGGGTAGAAGCGTTTTTGGTTGAGCGTCTGCCGGAAAAAGATCCGAACGTCTCACTCGTTCACGAGATGGTCTTGTCCTTTCGTGATGACCGGAGCGTGGTCAGGGTGGAGGATGCTGTTCGTTTAACTGGAATGAACAAAAGAGCCATGCAGCGATTGTTTGACCGTTACGTGGGGGTTAGTCCGAAATCGGTGATTAAGCGATATCGACTTCATGAAGCGGCGATGCGCATTGATCAGGGAGAAGTGGCTGACTGGCTGGATCTCTCTACTGAACTGGGGTATTACGATCACTCACACTTCATCCGCGATTTCAAATCGATCGTCGGAATGTCGCCTGAAGAGTATAGAAAAAAGGTAGAAAAAGTGGCTGCGCCGGGGCAATAG
- a CDS encoding nucleotide-binding protein translates to MGQRQKPEIFIGSSVEGLPIAYEIQNALEHDADCIVWPQGIFEPGSVTLHDLIGMTKQVDFAIFAFTPDDLTHYRNQEVKTVRDNVLFEFGLFTGKLGIERVFFMTPRHVPGMHLPTDLLGITPVTYDHTTNPNMLPAKIGSACHLIRRLLHKHGPIQHGVPEEELQRYIRTLESHARFMLSAIESSERMLPRIHSILGALHNEFCPLADFRVKGTTLFQLTEDGKSLVQIGCSGAIKDHAKTYLLEYNGSNPQDRSYVVDSFLSNQKVISYTGKKYGLEKELILSFTVAKIFVFTIHLLAKDITLELPDIADELIRINEDLFYYFETILERGTLP, encoded by the coding sequence ATGGGACAACGGCAAAAGCCTGAGATTTTCATCGGTTCCTCCGTAGAGGGGCTCCCCATCGCCTATGAAATTCAAAACGCACTGGAACACGATGCTGATTGTATCGTTTGGCCACAGGGAATATTTGAACCTGGAAGCGTCACGCTGCACGACCTCATCGGAATGACCAAGCAGGTCGACTTCGCCATCTTTGCCTTTACACCGGATGACCTGACACATTACCGAAATCAGGAAGTGAAAACGGTGCGGGACAACGTGCTGTTCGAATTCGGATTGTTTACCGGCAAGCTGGGGATTGAACGCGTGTTTTTCATGACTCCCCGCCATGTGCCTGGCATGCACCTGCCTACCGATCTGCTCGGCATTACTCCCGTCACCTATGACCATACGACGAATCCGAATATGCTCCCTGCGAAAATCGGTTCGGCTTGCCATCTCATCAGGCGACTGCTCCACAAGCATGGGCCGATCCAGCACGGCGTACCCGAAGAAGAGCTGCAGCGGTACATACGGACATTGGAATCTCACGCGCGCTTTATGCTGTCGGCCATCGAGTCAAGTGAGCGGATGCTTCCGCGGATTCACTCCATTTTGGGGGCTCTCCACAACGAGTTTTGCCCCTTGGCTGACTTTCGCGTAAAGGGAACCACGCTCTTTCAATTGACAGAGGATGGAAAATCCCTGGTGCAAATTGGCTGCTCCGGCGCAATAAAAGATCATGCAAAAACGTATCTTTTGGAATACAATGGGAGTAACCCCCAAGATCGCAGTTATGTTGTAGACTCGTTCTTGAGCAATCAAAAAGTGATCTCTTACACGGGGAAAAAGTACGGACTCGAAAAAGAGCTGATTCTCAGCTTCACCGTCGCTAAAATTTTCGTCTTTACCATTCATCTGCTAGCCAAGGACATCACACTCGAGCTGCCTGATATCGCCGATGAGCTCATTCGTATCAATGAGGATCTCTTCTATTACTTTGAAACCATTTTAGAAAGGGGAACCTTGCCATGA
- a CDS encoding peptide ABC transporter substrate-binding protein, whose translation MKKSVFAAMSSILVLSAALAGCGGGDNAASGQSGQAANEENKGPKVLRMNLHSEPPTADPALAEDSTSGALLRATFDGLTRIGEDGKPHESVAEKIDVSEDGMTYTFHLRDSKWSNGDAVTAKDFEFAWKRALDPKTASNYAYQLYYLKNAEEYNLGKAKVEDVGVKALDDKTLEVKLKNPTPFFLELTAFYTYFPVNQKVVEADAKWAGEAKTHVGNGPFKLESWEHKSKVVLVKNDNYWDKDAVKLDKIDFSMVEDENTELSMFDNGDLDWAGAPLSALPTDAIPALKDSGKMETRPIAGTYMYKFNTEKAPFNNAKIRKAFAYAINRQTIIDNVTQANQQAAMGLVPPTMAVSSNPYFKDNDVETAKKLLEEGMKEEGITKLPTLTLSYNTSEGHKKIAEAIQDQWKKAFGVDVKLENKEWKVFLDDMHQGNFQIARSSWTGDFNDPINFLELFKFKKGGNNDTNWENPKYQELLNKSALEKDPEKRKAILAEAEALFMDEMPAAPIYFYTHSYVKNEKVKGVVLDGLGFVDWKWADIQ comes from the coding sequence ATGAAAAAAAGTGTATTCGCAGCGATGAGCTCGATTCTTGTGCTGAGTGCGGCACTGGCTGGTTGTGGCGGCGGAGATAATGCAGCTAGCGGGCAAAGCGGACAAGCTGCTAACGAAGAAAATAAAGGACCAAAAGTACTGCGCATGAACCTGCACAGTGAACCGCCTACAGCAGACCCAGCGCTGGCTGAGGATTCTACTTCCGGTGCCCTGCTGCGTGCGACTTTCGATGGTCTTACTCGCATTGGTGAAGATGGCAAGCCACACGAATCCGTTGCTGAAAAAATCGACGTTTCCGAAGACGGCATGACGTACACCTTCCATCTGCGTGATTCCAAATGGAGCAATGGCGACGCTGTAACCGCAAAAGATTTTGAATTTGCCTGGAAGCGAGCGCTCGATCCGAAAACGGCTTCCAACTACGCTTACCAGCTCTACTACCTGAAAAATGCTGAGGAATACAACCTGGGCAAAGCGAAAGTGGAAGACGTCGGCGTAAAAGCGCTGGACGACAAAACGCTGGAAGTGAAGCTGAAAAACCCAACTCCTTTCTTCCTGGAGCTGACAGCATTCTACACCTACTTCCCTGTAAACCAAAAAGTGGTGGAAGCGGATGCGAAATGGGCGGGAGAAGCGAAAACCCACGTGGGTAACGGACCGTTCAAATTGGAATCCTGGGAGCACAAAAGCAAAGTGGTTCTCGTGAAAAACGATAACTACTGGGATAAAGACGCTGTAAAACTGGACAAGATCGACTTCTCCATGGTTGAGGATGAAAACACCGAGCTGTCCATGTTCGACAACGGCGATCTGGATTGGGCAGGTGCACCTCTGAGCGCGCTTCCTACCGATGCGATCCCAGCTCTGAAAGATTCCGGCAAAATGGAAACTCGCCCGATCGCGGGTACGTACATGTATAAATTCAATACGGAAAAAGCGCCTTTCAACAACGCTAAAATCCGTAAAGCTTTTGCTTATGCAATCAACCGTCAAACCATCATTGACAACGTAACCCAAGCGAACCAACAGGCTGCTATGGGTCTGGTGCCGCCAACCATGGCTGTATCGTCCAACCCGTACTTCAAGGACAATGATGTAGAGACAGCGAAAAAATTGCTCGAAGAAGGTATGAAAGAAGAAGGCATCACCAAGCTGCCTACTCTGACTCTTTCCTACAACACTTCCGAAGGCCACAAGAAAATTGCAGAAGCGATCCAAGACCAATGGAAAAAAGCATTTGGTGTGGATGTGAAGCTGGAAAACAAAGAGTGGAAAGTATTCTTGGACGACATGCACCAAGGAAACTTCCAAATCGCACGTTCCAGCTGGACTGGCGACTTCAACGATCCAATCAACTTCCTGGAGCTGTTCAAGTTTAAAAAAGGCGGCAACAACGACACCAACTGGGAAAATCCAAAGTACCAAGAGCTGTTGAACAAATCCGCTCTGGAAAAAGATCCAGAGAAGCGCAAAGCGATCCTGGCAGAAGCAGAAGCATTGTTCATGGACGAAATGCCAGCAGCGCCAATCTACTTCTATACTCATTCCTACGTGAAGAACGAAAAAGTAAAAGGTGTTGTTCTCGACGGTCTGGGCTTCGTAGACTGGAAATGGGCAGACATTCAATAA
- a CDS encoding peptide ABC transporter substrate-binding protein has product MVKRLLSATMNGLLCASVLAAAAGAAMAADAKPEQKAEQSVRKEMYLNLYSEPPTLDPGLGEENLSFAVIRATFDGLTRIGADGQIHPSAAEKIDISNDLRTYTFHLREAKWSNGDRVTARDFEYAWKRVLDPRTGANYAYQLYAIKNGKKVNRGEAKVDDLGIKALDDKTLQVTLEAPTPYFSLLTSFPSYYPVNQKVAESNGKWADEAATHVGNGPFKLESWDHKEKLVLAKNPTYWDKDAVKLDKLHFTMVEDEYTEFAMFENGELDWAGSPTSSLPYDELLTLREDGKLKTQGIAGTYWYKFNTEQAPFNNAKIRKAFAYAIDRASLIHDVLQTNQIPATAAVPPSMTLKEGGYFTDHDVTTAKKLLAEGMKESGITKLPPITLSFNTSEAHKKIADEIQSQWKENLGVDVQLVNKEWKVYMEDLHEGNYQIGRMGWLGDFNDPINFLELYKEKDGNNNDTNWENPKYKALLDQSATEKDPAKRLAILTEAEQILMDEMPIMPIYFYTNSWVQDETLQGVVIDGLGYVDFKWASFTN; this is encoded by the coding sequence ATCGTGAAGCGACTCTTGAGTGCGACAATGAACGGGCTGCTCTGTGCCAGTGTGCTGGCAGCAGCTGCCGGTGCAGCTATGGCGGCGGATGCCAAGCCAGAGCAGAAAGCGGAGCAATCTGTAAGAAAGGAAATGTATCTGAACCTGTATTCCGAACCTCCCACACTGGACCCGGGACTTGGTGAGGAAAACCTTTCTTTCGCGGTGATCCGTGCGACCTTTGACGGGTTGACCCGCATCGGTGCAGATGGCCAGATTCACCCGTCGGCAGCCGAGAAGATAGACATTTCGAACGACCTGAGGACGTATACCTTTCACCTGCGTGAGGCCAAATGGAGCAATGGTGATCGGGTGACCGCCCGCGATTTTGAATACGCCTGGAAACGGGTGCTCGATCCCCGTACTGGAGCTAATTATGCCTATCAGCTGTATGCCATCAAAAATGGGAAAAAAGTGAACCGGGGCGAGGCGAAAGTAGACGATCTCGGAATCAAGGCGCTGGATGACAAAACCCTGCAGGTGACGCTGGAAGCACCGACTCCCTATTTCTCGTTGCTGACTTCCTTCCCAAGCTACTATCCGGTGAACCAGAAAGTGGCCGAATCGAATGGGAAGTGGGCAGATGAAGCGGCAACACACGTCGGGAACGGACCCTTTAAACTGGAGAGCTGGGATCACAAAGAGAAGCTGGTATTGGCAAAAAACCCGACTTATTGGGACAAGGATGCCGTGAAGCTGGACAAGCTCCATTTTACCATGGTGGAGGATGAATACACCGAGTTCGCCATGTTCGAAAATGGCGAATTGGATTGGGCAGGTTCACCCACAAGCTCGCTCCCGTATGATGAACTTCTCACGCTGAGAGAGGACGGCAAGCTGAAAACGCAAGGCATCGCGGGCACGTACTGGTACAAGTTCAACACCGAGCAAGCTCCATTCAACAACGCAAAAATCCGCAAAGCATTCGCCTACGCCATCGATCGTGCAAGCTTGATTCACGATGTCCTGCAAACAAACCAGATTCCAGCTACTGCAGCGGTCCCGCCGAGCATGACGCTCAAGGAAGGCGGCTACTTTACCGATCATGATGTCACAACCGCGAAGAAACTGCTGGCAGAAGGGATGAAGGAATCAGGAATCACCAAGCTGCCGCCGATCACGCTGAGCTTCAATACTTCCGAAGCGCATAAAAAAATCGCCGATGAGATCCAAAGCCAATGGAAGGAAAATCTCGGAGTAGATGTGCAGCTGGTAAACAAAGAGTGGAAGGTATATATGGAAGATTTGCATGAAGGCAACTACCAGATCGGACGTATGGGTTGGCTGGGTGACTTCAATGATCCGATCAATTTCCTGGAGCTGTACAAGGAAAAAGACGGGAACAACAACGACACCAATTGGGAAAATCCGAAGTACAAAGCACTTCTGGACCAGTCAGCAACCGAAAAAGATCCTGCTAAACGTCTGGCCATTTTGACAGAAGCCGAACAAATTCTCATGGACGAGATGCCGATCATGCCGATTTACTTCTATACAAATTCCTGGGTGCAGGACGAAACGCTGCAAGGGGTAGTCATAGATGGCCTCGGCTATGTCGACTTCAAATGGGCAAGCTTCACAAATTAA
- a CDS encoding peptide ABC transporter substrate-binding protein, producing MKKNVFVAMSSILVLGAALAGCGGGKEAAKPADNASQGSAPAAEAPAAGPKVLKLNLHSEPPTADPGIAEDSTSGTIVRATFEGLTRTGADSKVHEAAAESYTVSEDGKTYTFKLRDAKWSNGDPVTAKDFEFAWKRALDPKTASNYAYQLYYIKNGEKFNKGEAKKEDVGVKAVDDKTLEVTLENPTPFFTELTAFYTYYPVNQKVVEGNEKWAGDAATHVGNGPFKLEGWEHKNKLTLAKNDNYWDKDNVKLDKIEFSMVEDENTELSMFDNGEIDWAGAPLSSLPTDAIPALKDSGKMKSQPIAGTYWYKFNTEKAPFNNVKIRKAFAYSIDRQSLIDNVLQTGQLPATGAVPPSMALNKDGYFKDKDLETAKKLLEEGMKEEGITKLPTITLSYNTSEGHKKIAEAIQDQWKKQLGVDVKIENKEWKVYLEDLHQGNYQIGRMGWLGDFNDPINFLELYKDKKGGNNDTNWENPKYKELLNQSALEKDPEKRKAILAQAEQILMDEMPIMPIYFYTNSWVQNDKVSGVVLDGLGAVDYKNADIAQ from the coding sequence ATGAAAAAGAATGTTTTCGTAGCAATGAGTTCCATCCTCGTACTTGGTGCAGCACTCGCAGGTTGCGGCGGCGGTAAAGAAGCGGCAAAACCAGCAGACAACGCAAGCCAAGGAAGCGCTCCTGCCGCAGAAGCTCCTGCAGCTGGACCTAAAGTATTGAAATTGAACCTGCACTCCGAGCCACCAACAGCTGACCCTGGCATCGCTGAAGACTCCACTTCCGGTACCATCGTTCGCGCGACCTTCGAAGGTCTGACTCGTACAGGTGCAGACAGCAAAGTACATGAAGCTGCAGCGGAAAGCTACACTGTTTCCGAAGACGGCAAAACATATACATTCAAGCTGCGTGATGCAAAATGGAGCAATGGCGACCCTGTAACAGCGAAAGACTTTGAATTCGCATGGAAACGCGCTCTGGATCCAAAAACAGCTTCCAACTACGCTTACCAGCTCTACTACATCAAGAACGGTGAGAAATTCAACAAAGGCGAAGCGAAGAAAGAAGATGTTGGCGTAAAAGCGGTCGACGACAAGACTCTCGAAGTGACGCTGGAAAACCCAACACCATTCTTCACCGAGCTGACTGCATTCTATACTTACTACCCAGTTAACCAAAAAGTCGTTGAAGGCAACGAAAAATGGGCTGGCGATGCAGCGACTCACGTGGGTAACGGTCCTTTCAAACTGGAAGGCTGGGAGCATAAGAACAAGCTGACCCTGGCAAAGAACGACAACTACTGGGATAAAGACAATGTAAAATTGGACAAAATCGAGTTCTCCATGGTAGAGGATGAGAACACCGAGCTGTCCATGTTTGACAACGGTGAAATCGATTGGGCTGGTGCACCACTGAGCTCCCTCCCAACTGACGCGATCCCAGCACTGAAAGATTCCGGTAAGATGAAAAGCCAGCCAATCGCGGGTACTTACTGGTACAAGTTCAACACCGAAAAAGCACCATTCAACAACGTGAAAATCCGTAAGGCGTTCGCATACTCCATCGATCGTCAATCTCTGATCGACAACGTACTGCAAACAGGCCAGCTGCCAGCAACAGGTGCGGTTCCACCGTCCATGGCTCTGAACAAAGACGGCTACTTCAAGGACAAAGACCTGGAAACAGCGAAAAAGCTGTTGGAAGAGGGTATGAAAGAAGAAGGCATCACCAAACTGCCTACTATCACTCTGTCCTACAACACTTCCGAAGGTCACAAAAAGATTGCAGAAGCGATCCAAGACCAATGGAAAAAACAACTCGGCGTAGACGTGAAAATCGAAAACAAAGAGTGGAAAGTTTACCTGGAAGACCTGCACCAAGGAAACTACCAAATCGGACGCATGGGCTGGTTGGGTGACTTCAACGATCCAATCAACTTCCTGGAGCTGTACAAAGACAAAAAAGGTGGAAACAACGACACCAACTGGGAAAATCCAAAATACAAAGAGCTGCTGAACCAATCCGCTCTGGAAAAAGATCCAGAGAAGCGTAAAGCAATCTTGGCACAAGCTGAGCAAATCCTGATGGATGAAATGCCAATCATGCCAATCTACTTCTACACCAACTCTTGGGTACAAAACGATAAAGTTTCCGGCGTAGTGTTGGATGGCCTCGGTGCTGTTGACTACAAAAACGCTGACATCGCGCAATAA